GGTCACCAGGAACGAACTCGCCAGCCCGTACATCCTCGGCGTCTCCTCCGGCGCCGGGCTCGCGATCCTGCTGACGCTGGTCGTCTTCGCGGGGATGGCGAGCCTGCTGCCCGTCGCCGCCGCGCTCGGCGGCGCGGCCGCCTTCCTCGTGGTGTACGCGATCGCGTGGAAAGGCGGCACGAGCCCCATCAGACTCGTCCTCGCGGGCGTCATCGTCGCGACGATCTGCAACTCGCTGCAGACCGCGCTCTACCTCTTCGCGGAGGACATCTCGACGGTCCAGTCGGCCGTCGCGTGGACGACCGGGTCGCTCACCGGCGCCGACTGGGGCGACGTGCGGCTCGTCTTCCCGTGGACCGTGCTCTCGATGGCGCTCGCGCTCGCGGGCTCGCGCCAGCTGAACGTGCTCCTGCTGGGCGAGCGGACCGCGGGCGCGCTCGGGATGTCCGTCGAGCGCGTCCGCTTCGGCCTCTCGGGGGTCGCGATCCTCGCCGCCGCGGCCTCGATCGCCGTCGCCGGCATCGTCGGCTTCGTCGGCCTCATCGTCCCGCACGTGGTGCGGACGATCGTCGGCAGCGACTACAAGCGGCTGCTGGTCGGCTGTCTGTTCGTCGGTCCCGCGCTGCTGGTGTCGGCCGACGTCGGTGCGCGCCTCGGGATGCAGGTGCTGTTCGACAGCGCGAACCAGCTCCCCGTCGGCATCCTCACCGGGCTGATCGGCGGGCCGTACTTCCTCTACCTCATGCGGCGGCGCCAGCGACTGGGTGATCTCTGAGATGCCCGACTCGACGAACGACCTCCGCTCGCGACCCGCCGACGACGGCTCCGAGGGATCGACCGACGCCCCCACTAGGTCCGAGCCGGGCCCGGGACCGCCGGCTGTCGCCAGCCGGCTCGTCGGCGAGGACCTGGAGATCGGCTACCCGACGACCGAGGAGCCGGTCGTCGACCTCGACCGGCTCGACCTCCCCGCGGGCGAGGTGACGGCGCTGGTCGGCCCGAACGGCAGCGGGAAGTCGACGCTCCTGAAGTCGCTCGCGCGCCAGCTCGAGCCCGAGGCGGGCGTCGTCTACCTCGACGGCACCGACGTCGAGACGTTCGGGAACAAGGCGTTCGCCCGCCGGGTCGGCCTGCTCTCCCAGGAGAACGAGTCACCCGGCAGCGTGAGTGCGGAGGAGCTGATCTACTACGGCCGGTACCCCCACCGCGGCGTCTTCGACACCGTCGACGAAGACGACCGGGAGGCCGTCGAACGCGCGATCGAGCTCGCGGGGGTCGAGCACCTCCGCGGCGAGCCCCTCGGCGAGCTGAGCGGCGGCCAGAAGCAGCTCGTCTGGATCGCGATGGTACTGGCCCAGGAGACCGACGTCCTCCTGCTCGACGAGCCGACGAACCACCTCGACCTCCACCACCAGCTCCGCGTGATGGAGGTCGTCGAGACGTTGAACGAGGAGCGCGGCGTCACGGTCGGCGTCGTCCTCCACGACGTCGCCCAGGCAGCCCGCCACGCGGACAACCTCATCGCGCTCCTGGACGGCGACGTCTACGACTGGGGGCCGCCGAACGAGGTCGTCACCGACGAGCTACTGGAGGAGGTCTTCGGCGTGATCGCCACCGTCGGCTACGGCGAGGAGGGGCCGACGATCATGCCCCACCGGCCGGTCGACGCGGACGAAACCTAGTCCGAATCGCTCAAGTACGCCAGCCATCTACCGGCTATCGTGTCACAGCAGGTCGGCGAGGTCGAGACCATCTTCTGTCACGAGACCGGCAACGACTACCTCGTGGTCGTCACCCGGGACGGCGAGCGGCTGTTCCGGGCGAAACTCGGCCTCTCGGAGACCTCCGCCGGCCCCCGCCCCGCGAAGTTCCGCATCAAGCGCGGCTCCAGCGAGGAACCCCGCCAGCCCGACGAGTTCGTCGAACTCGCCCGCCGGGCCGACCGCATCCGCATCTCCGAGCAGACCTCCCCCGAGGGGCGAAAGGAACTGCGGGAGATGTTCGGGGGCTACCAGCTGGAGGCGAAGGCGGTCCGGACCTGCCGGTACTGTGCCTCCTCGGGGCGGTACTCGCCGATCACGACCGAGACGGCGATCAAGGACGGCCAGGACTGGATCTGTACGGACTGTGCGAGCCGGGAACTCGAACGACAGCTCTCGTACGTCGGCGACGTCACCGGCGCGGCCAGGGAACGCCTCGAAGAGCTGATGCTCGAAGTGCAGGACCTCGAACGGATCGTCAACCTCCTGAAAGGCCGGCTCGACCCCGACCTCACGAAGTTCGACACCATCTCGGCGACGGTCGACGAGGTCGATCCCGTCCACGTGGACTCGCTGGGCCTGCACCCGAAGCTACAGGGGATGCTCGAAGACCGCTTCGACACCCTGTTGCCGGTCCAGAGCCTCGCGGTCGAAAACGGCCTGTTCGACGGCGACGACCAACTCGTCGTCTCGGCGACGGCGACCGGGAAGACCCTCGTCGGGGAGATGGCCGGCATCGACCGCGTCCTCGAAGGGGAGGGGAAGATGCTGTTTCTCGTCCCCCTCGTGGCGCTGGCGAACCAGAAGTACGAGGACTTCCGGGACGAGTACGGCCACCTCGTCGACGTCTCGATCCGGGTCGGCGCGAGCCGCATCGCCGACTCGGGCAACCAGTTCGACCCCGACGCCGACGTCATCGTCGGCACCTACGAGGGGATCGACCACGCCCTGCGGACGGGCAAGGAACTGGGCGATATCGGGACGGTCGTCATCGACGAGGTCCACACCCTCAAGGAGGAAGAGCGCGGCCACCGCCTCGACGGGCTGATCTCGCGGCTGAAGTACACCACCGAGCGACGCGCAAAGCGCCGCGACGACTACGGGGGTGCCCAGTGGATCTACCTCTCGGCGACCGTCGGCAACCCCGAGCAGCTTGCGGCGGCGCTCGAATCGAAGCTGATCGAGTTCGAGGAGCGGCCCGTCCCGATCGAACGCCACGTCACGTTCGCCGACGGCCGCGAGAAGGTCCGCGTCGAGAACAAACTCGTCAAGCGGGAGTTCGACACCGAGTCCTCGAAGGGTTACCGCGGCCAGACGATCATCTTCACCAACTCGCGGCGGCGCTGTCACGAGATTTCGCGCAAGCTCGAGTACGCGGCCGCCCCCTACCACGCCGGCCTCGACTACAAGCGCCGCAAGACCGTCGAGCGAAAGTTCGGCGACCAGGAACTCGCGGCCGTCGTGACGACGGCGGCGCTCGCGGCCGGCGTCGACTTCCCGGCCTCGCAGGTGATCTTCGACTCGCTGGCGATGGGCATCGAGTGGCTCTCCGTCCAGGAGTTCCACCAGATGCTCGGCCGGGCGGGCCGGCCGGACTACCACGACGAGGGGAAGGTGTACCTCCTCGTCGAGCCCGACTGTTCCTACCACAACTCGATGGAGATGACCGAAGACGAGGTCGCGTTCAAGCTCCTCAAAGGCGAGATGGAGTCGGTGATGACCCACTACGACGAGGACGCGGCCGTCGAGGAGACGCTCGCGAACGTCACCGTCGGCGGCCGGGCCGCCAAGGGGCTCAACGACCGGATGCTCGGCGAGGTGCCGACGAAACACGCGATCGGCAAGCTCTTGGAGTACGAGTTCATCGACGGCTTCGAGCCGACGCCGCTGGGTCGCGTCGTCACCGAACACTTCCTCGAACCGGGCGAGGCGTTCGCGCTGCTCGACGGCATCCGCAAGGACGCCCACCCGTACGACCTCGTCGCCGACATCGAGTTGCGCGACGCCGACCTCTGAGCGCCGGTCAGGGGACGAACGCGATCCCGAACAGCGACAGCAGGATCACGAGCAACGCGCCGGGGAACCCCCCGACCGCGACGATGACCAGCGCGACGGTCGTGACGGCGACCTGGAGGCCGAACACCGCCTGCGCGAGAAACAGGACGAGGAGACCGACGACCGCGTTGACGATGAACGGCCGTACCGTCCGTACGACCGTCGAGGCGCCGAGGACGGCGGCGAGCACGAGGACTAACAGGAGAATTTCGAGTCCCGTAACCATACAAACGCTAGCGCTGCAACGGACAAAACCGTTCGGAACGGAACGAAACCCTTTACGGCTCGGCCGCGAAAGGCGTCGTACGGGACCGTGGGTTAGCCTGGTATACTTCGGGCCTTGGGTGCCCGTGACCGCGGTTCAAATCCGCGCGGTCCCACTCCTCCGTGACGAACGGCCGTGAGGAGCGAGGCGTGAACGGAGCGCGGGTTTGAATCGGGGAGGAGCTTCGCGCCGACCGCTGTTCGAATCCGTGCAGTTACGACCAGCGCGCGAGACGAGGCCATCGGGAGAGCGCGGGGGACGCGGATCGCCGGCCGTCAGTCGCTCTGGATGCGCGGCGCGAGGACGTAGGTGACCTGGCCCTGCCCCTCCGCGAAGTCGAAGTAGATCTCGACCGGGAACTCCTCGCCGAGGTCGAGCGTGACTTCGGCGTCGGCGGGGATGGCCTTGTTCATGTCTTTGAGGTAGTCGAGGCTGAACAGCGAGTGGGCCGTGCCGACCTGCAGGTCGATGAGGTCTGCAGACGTAAGTTCGAGGTGGACGTCGTCGGTGTCGCCTTCGGCGTCGACGTAGAAGGCCTCGTCGGCGTCGTCGACGCCCAGCGCGATGTGATCGGAGACCATGTCGGCGGCTTTCACCGCCCGGTTGACGTCCTTCCCTTCGAGCACGACGCGTGCGGGCAGGTCCAGGTCCGGAATGTCGGGCTCCTGGCGGATCGAATCCGGATCGATCAGCGCGAGAGTGTACTCGAGGCCGTCGATCTGGATGTGGAGCTTGCGGGTCTCCTCGTCGAGTTCGAGTTCGACGAGCTGGCCGGCGTCGGCCATCCCCGCGATGTCTTCGAGCCGCGAGAGGTCGACGCCGATCAGCCCGCCGTCGGCCTCGTACGATTCGAACGCCGCCGCCTCCAGCGACAGGTCCACCATCGCGACCGTCGCGGGGTCGATCGCCTGTATCCGCAGGCCGTCTTCCTCGAGGTGGATCTTGCACTCGTCGACCAGCGTGCTCACCGGTTCGAGCGCGCTGGTGAGCGCCTCCGCGCTCACGATGGCCTTGAACATGTGTTCTGGGCTGTGGCGTGCAGCGTAAAAAACCACCCGTTGTCGTCGCGCGAGCGGCGCAATCGCGCGTTTCGCGGGGGCACCTGGGCCGCCACCACAGCCGTAATCCCGTCCGCGGCGGTCGGTCGCCGCGATCACTTCCGCCGCGGTATACGACCATTTATACGGGATGGCGACCTTAGACGGGTGCAATGGCGCAAGCGGGCAACTCGGAACTCGTCGACGCGTTCGAGCAGTTCTTCCGCAGCTACTACGACACCGAGATCAAGCAGCTCGCCCAGCGCTACCCCAACGAACAACGGTCGCTCTACGTCGACTGGAACGAGCTCTACAAGTTCGACCCCGACCTCGCCGACGACTACATCAACCAGCCCGAACAGCTCCAGCGCTACGCCGAGGAGGCCCTGCGGCTGTACGACCTGCCGATCGACGTCAGCCTCGGACAGGCCCACGTCCGGGTCCGGAACCTGCCCGAGTCCGAGTCGCCCGAGATCCGCGAGATCCGCGCCCGGCACATGAACAAGCTCGTGCAGGTGCGGGGCATCGTCCGCAAGGCGACCGACGTCCGCCCGAAGATCGAGGAAGCCGCCTTCGAGTGCCAGCTCTGTGGCACCCTCACTCGCGTCCCCCAGTCCAGCGGTGACTTCCAGGAACCCCACGAGTGTCAGGGCTGTGAGCGACAGGGGCCGTTCCGCGTCAACTTCGACCAGTCCGAGTTCGTCGACGCCCAGAAACTGCGGATTCAGGAGAGCCCGGAGGGACTGCGCGGCGGCGAGACGCCCCAGTCGATCGACATCCACGTCGAGGACGACGTCACCGGCGAGGTCACCCCCGGCGACCACGTCGCCGCCGTGGGCGTGCTCCGACTCGAACAGCAGGGCAACCAGCAGGAGAAATCGCCCATCTTCGACTTCTACATGGAGGGCGTGTCGGTCGACGTCGACGAGGAGCAGTTCGAGGACATGGACATCACCGACGAGGACAAAGAGGAGATCGTCCGCCTCTCGGAGCAAGACGACGTCTACGAGCAGATGGTCGCCTCCATCGCCCCCTCCATCTACGGCTACGAGCAGGAGAAACTCGCGATGATGCTCCAGCTGTTCTCGGGCGTGACGAAGCAGTTGCCCGACGGCTCGCGGATCCGCGGGGACCTGCACATGCTCCTGATCGGCGATCCGGGGACCGGGAAATGCGTCCGCGGAGACACGAGGGTGACACTCGCCGATGGACGGGACGTACCCATTCGGGAGCTCGTCGAGTCGAATCTCGACGATCCGAAACCGATCGACGACGGCTGGTGGGACGAGGTCGATATCGAAGTCCCCTCGCTGCAACAGGACGGAACGATAGCCGCGCAGCGAGCGACGAGGGTCTGGAAACGGGAAGTGCCCGAGCGGATGTTGCGGATTCGGACGGCGAGCGGCCGCGAACTCGAGGTGACGCCGTCGCACCCGTTGTTCGTCCAGCGAGACGGTTCTTGTAGCCCAGTCACCGCGGATACTCTGACCGAGGGAACGTTCGTCGCCACGCCACGACGCCTTCCGACCGACGGAGACGACTCACTGGAAGTCGATTACCGCCGTTCGAGGTCGAGAAACGCTGTCCGGCTCGAGTTACCCGACGAGTGGACGCCGTCGCTCGCCAGATTACTCGGCTACATCGTGGCGGAGGGCTACGTCGAGAAGCGATCCGACAACACCGGGTTCGTCTCGATCACGAACAACGACGAGGAAGTCCGCGACGACGCCAAACACGCTCTCATCGAACTCGGATTAAACGTCACGGAGCGAGGTTCGAGCGAGGGAAGGGACGCCCGAGAAGCACTCCGTTTCTCGGGGGAATTCGTGAGTTTCCTGCAGAATCTCGACGCGCGGTTACTACAGTCCTCGAGCGAACAGCGCGTTCCTCGGCAGTTGCTACGAACTTCGCGGCGTATCAAGGCCGAGTTCCTCAAAGGGTTCGTCGAAGGAGAAGGGCACGTATCCGCCTCTCAGCGCGAGATTACGGTCGCGTCGACGAGTCAGGAGTTACTCGAAGGAGTCCGAACGCTTCTCCTCTCGTTCGGCATTCGCTCGCAACTCCACCGACGACACAACGGCAGCCACCGGCTCCGGATTAGCGGGTCGGCGTTCGAAAAATACGTCTCGACGATCGGTTTCGTGACGGAGCGAAAACGGAGTGCCGCCGGCCAGTACGTCGACGTGGACGGGAATACGAATACGGACGTCGTCCCGAAGGTCGGTACCGAGCTACGTCGGCTTCGTGATTCGCTCGGGCTTGCGCAGTCGGAGTGCGGTCTCCCTCGGAGCACGTACCAGCACTACGAACGGGGGTCGCGAAACCCCAGCAGGGGAAGCCTTCGTGAGGTCGTGTCTGCGTTCAGGCAGGCCCTCCCCTCCGAGGTTACGGGGGAGGACGGTCAGATCTCCACCGACGGTGGTACGCTCGCGACTGCAGTAGAGCAACTCCAGCAGCTAGCTGAGGGCGATGTCTGCTGGGACCGAATCGAAGCCATCGAGACGATCGAACCCGACTACGACTGGGTGTACGACCTCGAGGTCGAAGAAACACACAACTACGTTTCGAACGGAATCGTCTCACACAACTCCCAGATGCTCGGCTACATCCAGAACATCGCCCCCCGATCCGTCTACACCTCGGGTAAGGGTTCGTCCTCGGCCGGTCTCACCGCAGCCGCTGTCCGCGACGACTTCGGCGACGGCCAACAGTGGACCCTCGAGGCCGGCGCGCTGGTGCTCGCCGACCAAGGGATTGCTGCAGTCGACGAACTCGATAAAATGCGCTCGGAGGATCGGTCGGCTATGCACGAAGCGCTCGAGCAACAAAAAATATCGGTAAGTAAGGCCGGTATTAATGCAACTCTTAAATCTCGGTGCTCGCTGCTGGGCGCCGCCAACCCGAAGTACGGCCGGTTCGATCACTACGAGCCGATCAGCGAGCAGATCGAACTCGAACCGGCGCTCATCTCGCGGTTCGACCTGATCTTCACGGTCACCGACCAGCCCGACGAGGAGAAGGATCGGAACCTCGCCGAGCACATCATCAACACGAACTACGCTGGCGAGTTGACGACCCAGCAACGGGAGATGACCTCGCTGGAGGTCTCCTCCGAGGAGATCGAGGAGATGACGGCGAAAGTCGACCCGGCGATCGACGCCGAACTCCTCCGGAAGTACATCGCCTACGCCAAACAGAACTGTCACCCGCGGATGACCGAGGCGGCCCGCGAGGCGATCAGGGACTTCTACGTCGACCTGCGCTCGAAGGGCACCGACGAGGACGCGGCGGTCCCGGTCACCGCACGAAAGCTCGAGGGGCTGGTTCGCCTCTCGGAGGCGAGCGCCCGCGTCCGGCTCTCCGACACCGTCGAACTCGAGGACGCCGAGCGCGTGATCGAGATCGTCCGCTCGTGTCTGCAAGACATCGGGGTCGACCCCGAGACCGGCGAGTTCGACGCGGACATCGTCGAGGCGGGCACCTCGAAGTCCCAGCGCGACCGGATCAAGAACATCAAACAGCTGATCAGCGACGTCGAGGAGGAGTACGACGACGGCGCCCCGATCGACATCGTCCTCGAACGGGCCGACGAGATCGGGATGGACCGCTCGAAGGCCGAACACGAGATCGAGAAGCTCAAACAGAAAGGCGAGGTGTACGAGCCGAGCACCGACAACCTGCGGACGACGTGAGCGGCTCCCGGCCGAAAGTGTTCGTGCGAAAGAAAAAGAATTTCAACCAGTAACTATGAGCAATAGCCGACGATGAAGGATCGTCTGGACGGGGCGTTTCTGGTCGTCGCCGACAGCCCGAAGGCGCGAGAGACGCTCCGGAACGTCTGTAACGCGTACGAGGAGGCGATCGTCAGGCGATTCGGTCGCGCCGTGGTGGTCGAGGCGACGGAGTTCGGCGCCTTCCTCGCGTTCCGCCTCCGGGAAAAACACGGCGGGTCCGTCCGCCTTCGGCGGGTTCGGCCGGTCGAAGCGGACCGTCCCGACTACCGACGGGCGCGAGATGCGGCGGCGGCGTTCGAGGCCCGCGAGAACGAGAGTACGCCGTACCCGAAGTTCGCCGCGGGAACCGACTACCCGTCGCCGGAGGAGATGCGCGACCGGCCGCTCGGCCGGCCGAAGGACGGCGAACGGCTGTCGCCCGACGCCGACTGATCGCCTGCAGGTTCGTACGCGAACGCGGGCGAGGGTTCGGGAAATCGGGACGAGGGCAGCGCCGCGGCGGCCGGCGTGGACAGCCGGAGGACCGGTTCAGTCGAGTTCCGCGAGGAGTTTGACGGTCGAACGGATCGTCACCGGCGAGACGTCCGCGACCTCGGCCGCGGCGGCCTGGGTGACCGTCGCCGCGTCCGCGTCGCGGGCGACGGCGTACAGGCAGGCCGCGGCGACGCCGCTCGGGTTTCGCCCGCCGATCAGCCCCGCTTCGAGCAGCGCTTCGACGCGTTCGCGCGCGCCGCGTTCGACGTCGGCGTCGAGGTCGAGTTTCGAGGCGTAGCGGGGGAGAAACTGCGTCGGGTCGATCGGTCCGGTCGGCAACTCGAGTTCGCGGTTGAGCGCGTCGTACGCCGCCTTGAGTTCGGCCTCGTCGGCGCGTGCGACGTCGACGATTTCGTCCATCGTGCGGGCGATCGAGAGGGTGCGACAGGTCGCGTAGACGGCCGCCGCCGCGAACCCTTCGAGCGAGCGGCCCCTGAAGAGCCCCGCCGTCTGGGCCGACTCGAACAGCGCACAGGCCTGTTCGCGGACGCTAATCGGGAGCGAGAGCTGGGCGACGACGCGGCGGATCTCGGCGAAGCCGTAGACCTGATTGCGGTCGGCCTTCGAGGCGATCCGGGCGCGGTTGTGTTCCCTGCGCAACCGGGCGAACTGCCGGCGTCGCCGCCCCGTCAGCCGCGCGTCCGACCCGTAGCCGATCTCGGTCGAGAGGCCGCGGTCGTGTCGCGAGCGCGTCAGCGGCGCGCCGGTGCGACGTCGATCCGACTCCTCGTCGAACGAGCGCCACTCGGGGCCGCGGTCGATGGCGTCTTCGGCCAGCACGAGCCCGCAGTCCCGGCAGATCGTTTCCGTCTCCGTGCTCACTAACGGCCCGTCACACTCGGGACAGGACGGGGCCGCATCCGCACCCTCCATCGGTAGTAGCGTTTGGATTCCGCATTCCACTTAAACCTGTTCTAAATGTTGAAATATTACTATTCCAATCCGAATCCGCGTACCAGTTAGCGGTACGTTCCCGCGTTCCATCGGGCGTTCCGCGATCGAACGGGGCGAGCGAGCGACACGCAGACGGTATATCAACTTCCGTACCAAACTGGTCGGATGCCGGCGGGAGTGAGTAGTGCCGCGAAACGTCGAACGCTACTTCGGGCAGGCGGCGCCGCCTCGCTCGCGGCGGTCGCCGGGGTGGGACCGGGTGTCGCCTCGAACGACGACGTACGGGCCCTTCGGTGACGGAGACCCGGACGCGATAGTCCCCGACGAACCGGTCGACGGCTGGTGGCGCCGTCGCCGTCCATCGCGCCGACGCTCGACTGAGTCGGACCGGGCCGCCGACCGCCGCGCCTACTCGCCCGACGTCTCCGGGTCGGGTCGCGTCACGTACTCGAACAACTCGTCCTCGGTCACCTCGAGTCCCTGCCGGGAGAAGAAGGCGGCGACGTTCCGGCAGTCGCGTTCGAGGAACTCGCGGCTGTTGGGGTGGTGGACGGTGACCGCCTGTCCGAGGTCGATGACGACGAGTTGGCCGTCGTGGAAGACGACGTTGTACTCGCTCAGGTCGCCGTGGACCAGCCCCGCCGCGTAGAGCCGTCGCATGTACTCCCGGAGGACCTCGTAGGCGGTCTGTGGGTTCTCGACGTGGACCTCGCCGAGGCGCTTCGCGCGGCCGTCCTCGTCGCCGATGTACTCCATCACGAGGACGTTACGTTCGGCGGCGATGGGTTCCGGGACGGTGACGCCGGCCGTCTTCGCGCGGCGGAGGTTCGCCAGTTCCTTCTTGACCCACGCGAGGACGACGTCCTTCTTCTTGCCGCCCAGGCCCTCGAAGCGGGGGTCGCCTTCGAGGTAGTCGCGCATCTGCCGGAAGTTCGAGGCGTTGATCCGGTAGACCTTGACCGCGACCTCGCGGTCGTCGCCGAGCGCGTGGTAGACGTTGGCCTCCTTGCCAGTCGAGATGGGGCCACCGAAAGCCTCGACGTGGCCGTCCTGAACCAGTTTGTACAGCGCCGCGAAGGTCGCGTCGTCGAACACCGACTGCTCGACTTTGAACTGGTCTGCGTCCTTGATCCGTTCCTCGAACTGTTCGAACTCCCGGTCGCGCTTGCGGGCGATGCGGTCGGCCTCGGTGTCCGAGACGTCGATCTCCTCCCACTCGTCGCCGGGCGTCTCGGCCTCGTCGAGGTCGACCAGTCCGTACTCCGGTCCCTGTTCCATCTACTCGGTCGTAGTGGCTCTGACGGGTAAAGTACTGGGTCTCGTTCACACACTCGATCGGCGGCGCGCCTTCGAGGGCGACGGTCGGACCGAACAGGTTCGCCGCGACACCCGAATAGACTTATTTACGTGTTCGTGGTCGGGGAACACCATGAGTGACGTTAGCACGAGTGATGGCGTGGAACCGGACCACGAACACCACCACGACCACGAGGGCCCCGGCTATTCGACGCCACAGGCCGCCATCGAGGAGGGCGGTCGGGAGAAACTGGCCTACGTGATGAGCCTCTACGTCGGCACCGACGTCGACGCGCCGGACTTCGTGGCGGTCGTCGACCTCGATCCCGACTCGGACACGTACTGCGAAATCGTCGATCGCGTCGAACTGCCCAACCGCGGCGACGAACTCCACCACTTCGGGTGGAACGCCTGCTCGTCGTCCTGTCACGTCGAGGGACTGGAGCGTCGACACCTGATCGTTCCCGGCCAGCGCTCCTCGCGGCTCCACGTGATCGACACGAAAGACCGACGAAATCCCGAACTGGTCGAGGTGATCGAACCCGAGGAGGTCTTCGAGTACGACCTCTCGGCACCGCACACGGTCCACTGCGTTCCGGACGGGAAGATCATCATCAGCATGCTCGGGGACGCCGATGGCGACCTTCCCGGCGGGTTCCTCGAGTTGAACGACGACTTCGAGATCGAGGGTCGGTGGGAGCCGCCGGGCGAGATCGAGATGAACTACGACTACTGGTACCAGCCCCGCCAGAACGTGATGGTGTCGAGCGAGTGGGCCGCCCCCAAAACGTACTACCCCGGCTTCGACCTCGACGACGTCGAGGCCGGCAACTACGGCCAGAAGCTCCACTTCTGGGACTGGGAAGACGGCACCGTCGAGCAGACGATCGATCTCGGCGAGGAGGGGCTGATTCCGCTGGAGGTCCGGTTCCTCCACACCCCCGAATCGACCCACGGGTTCGTCGGGGCCGCGCTGTCGTCGAATATCTTCCACTTCTGGGAGGACGACGGAGAGTACCGCGCCGAGAAGGTGATCGACTTCGAGAGCCGCGAGCACGACGACTGGGACATGCCGGTCCCCGCGCTCCCGACGGACATCCTGATCTCGATGGACGATCGGTACCTGTTCGGCTCGAACTGGCTCCACGGCGACGTCTGGATGTACGACATTTCGGACCCGTCGAACCCGCGAAAAGCCGACTCGCTCTCGGTCGGCGGCACCTTCGGCGAGGTCCAGGAGGTGCAGGGTCGCGAACTGGCCGCCGGGCCGCAGATGATCCAGCTTTCGCTCGACGGCGAACGGCTCTACTGGACCACCTCGCTGTTCTCGTCGTGGGACGACCAGTTCTACCCCGAGGAAGCCGAGCGCGGCTCCGTGATGCTGAAAGCCGACGTCGATCCACGCAACGGGACGATGACCCTCGACGAGGACTTCCTCGTCGACTGGGGCGAGTGCCCGGCGGGTCCGGCCCGCGCCCACGAGATCCGCTGGCCCGACGGCGACTGCACGAGCGACGTCTGGCAGTGACTCCGGCCCGCTACGACGTCACCCTCGACCGGGTCGGCGGCCCGACGCGGACGATCGAGGTCGACGAAGACGAGACGGTGCTCGAGGCCTCACGGCGGAGCGGGGTCTCGTTGCCGTACGGGTGTCGGACCGGCGCGTGCGGTACCTGCGTGGGCCGGTTGCTGGCGATCGAGGGTGCGGAGAGTGGCGACGACACGACCGACGCGGATGGAACGCCGATCGACGTCGCGGAGGCGTTCGCGTACCGGCGCGAACCGCGGGCGCTGAAACCGCGCCACCGGGACGACGGGTACGTCCTCCTGTGCATCGCCAGCCCGCGAGCGAACTCTCGGGTCGCCGTCGGCTCGCGGGTGCAGTCCGAACTGGTCGACAACCCCTGGAAGTAGCGCTGGAGAACCGCGAAACGGGCGGCGATCGATCCGGCCGGCGAACCAGCCGGTTCGATTCGGATATCCCGCGATCGGCGTCGGGGACAGCTCCGTTCTATCGGTGACGGGACAATCGCAGAACCGCTCTTGAGGGAGCGTTTTCAACAGTAGGCGGCAGTATCGACGGGACAGTAGACCAGCGCGTCGATCGTCAAAGGGGATACCATCGTCACCGGAATATTTCAGATATCGTTGAATTTTATAAAATAGTACCACAAGCGATTAGTACGAGGCTGACGGGAACTAGAGAAGAGAATCACCACAGAACAGTGTAGTTTGCGTGACGTTTATGAACAGATACAGTGGAAAGCGGTAGCTTGGTATCGGACGTGAACTCACGAATAAATGAAGCTTCCAGAGAATGCAGTCCGG
The Salinilacihabitans rarus DNA segment above includes these coding regions:
- a CDS encoding pro-sigmaK processing inhibitor BofA family protein encodes the protein MVTGLEILLLVLVLAAVLGASTVVRTVRPFIVNAVVGLLVLFLAQAVFGLQVAVTTVALVIVAVGGFPGALLVILLSLFGIAFVP
- a CDS encoding ABC transporter ATP-binding protein; translated protein: MPDSTNDLRSRPADDGSEGSTDAPTRSEPGPGPPAVASRLVGEDLEIGYPTTEEPVVDLDRLDLPAGEVTALVGPNGSGKSTLLKSLARQLEPEAGVVYLDGTDVETFGNKAFARRVGLLSQENESPGSVSAEELIYYGRYPHRGVFDTVDEDDREAVERAIELAGVEHLRGEPLGELSGGQKQLVWIAMVLAQETDVLLLDEPTNHLDLHHQLRVMEVVETLNEERGVTVGVVLHDVAQAARHADNLIALLDGDVYDWGPPNEVVTDELLEEVFGVIATVGYGEEGPTIMPHRPVDADET
- a CDS encoding FecCD family ABC transporter permease, encoding MAGGLSNGRGSVAEESGRLPWIDSTLLGVALASVAVVLVSLGVQVSFGTYTMSVGDAWYALLDADVWYDERVLLSFLLGEELMRTVLFVPESYRLPELATGTNIVWNIRFPRVLAGIFVGMNLAVSGAIFQAVTRNELASPYILGVSSGAGLAILLTLVVFAGMASLLPVAAALGGAAAFLVVYAIAWKGGTSPIRLVLAGVIVATICNSLQTALYLFAEDISTVQSAVAWTTGSLTGADWGDVRLVFPWTVLSMALALAGSRQLNVLLLGERTAGALGMSVERVRFGLSGVAILAAAASIAVAGIVGFVGLIVPHVVRTIVGSDYKRLLVGCLFVGPALLVSADVGARLGMQVLFDSANQLPVGILTGLIGGPYFLYLMRRRQRLGDL
- a CDS encoding DEAD/DEAH box helicase, whose translation is MSQQVGEVETIFCHETGNDYLVVVTRDGERLFRAKLGLSETSAGPRPAKFRIKRGSSEEPRQPDEFVELARRADRIRISEQTSPEGRKELREMFGGYQLEAKAVRTCRYCASSGRYSPITTETAIKDGQDWICTDCASRELERQLSYVGDVTGAARERLEELMLEVQDLERIVNLLKGRLDPDLTKFDTISATVDEVDPVHVDSLGLHPKLQGMLEDRFDTLLPVQSLAVENGLFDGDDQLVVSATATGKTLVGEMAGIDRVLEGEGKMLFLVPLVALANQKYEDFRDEYGHLVDVSIRVGASRIADSGNQFDPDADVIVGTYEGIDHALRTGKELGDIGTVVIDEVHTLKEEERGHRLDGLISRLKYTTERRAKRRDDYGGAQWIYLSATVGNPEQLAAALESKLIEFEERPVPIERHVTFADGREKVRVENKLVKREFDTESSKGYRGQTIIFTNSRRRCHEISRKLEYAAAPYHAGLDYKRRKTVERKFGDQELAAVVTTAALAAGVDFPASQVIFDSLAMGIEWLSVQEFHQMLGRAGRPDYHDEGKVYLLVEPDCSYHNSMEMTEDEVAFKLLKGEMESVMTHYDEDAAVEETLANVTVGGRAAKGLNDRMLGEVPTKHAIGKLLEYEFIDGFEPTPLGRVVTEHFLEPGEAFALLDGIRKDAHPYDLVADIELRDADL
- a CDS encoding DNA polymerase sliding clamp; translation: MFKAIVSAEALTSALEPVSTLVDECKIHLEEDGLRIQAIDPATVAMVDLSLEAAAFESYEADGGLIGVDLSRLEDIAGMADAGQLVELELDEETRKLHIQIDGLEYTLALIDPDSIRQEPDIPDLDLPARVVLEGKDVNRAVKAADMVSDHIALGVDDADEAFYVDAEGDTDDVHLELTSADLIDLQVGTAHSLFSLDYLKDMNKAIPADAEVTLDLGEEFPVEIYFDFAEGQGQVTYVLAPRIQSD